A single window of Watersipora subatra chromosome 9, tzWatSuba1.1, whole genome shotgun sequence DNA harbors:
- the LOC137404213 gene encoding transmembrane protein 107-like, translating into MKVNSLIPTRFMLLIAHLVVTIVLFTSIDVNILACLPEGNNDIASKRVGFIAGLSVTIGLIAIELIGFISGMTMFMPTQDLISICAHCSAAISLSFFIFESWPCDWFWWIFVFCSVFPAVTEVLAIIGFVLNWNF; encoded by the exons atgaaGGTGAACAGTTTGATACCAACAAGGTTCATGCTCCTAATAGCTCATCTTGTTGTCACCATAGTTCTCTTCACATCCATA gATGTGAATATATTGGCATGCCTTCCAGAAGGTAACAATGATATAGCTTCCAAGCGTGTGGG GTTCATCGCAGGCCTGTCAGTTACAATTGGTCTAATTGCCATAGAGCTTATCGGATTCATCTCTGGGATGACCATGTTCATGCCTACTCAAGACCTCATCT CTATATGCGCCCACTGTTCAGCCGCTATCAGCCTCTCCTTCTTCATATTTGAGTCATGGCCCTGCGATTGGTTCTGGTGGATTTTTGTATTCTGTAGTGTTTTTCCAGCTGTCACAGAGGTTTTAGCCATCATTGGATTTGTCCTTAACTGGAACTTCTAA